Proteins from a single region of Streptomyces sp. TN58:
- a CDS encoding prolyl oligopeptidase family serine peptidase, with the protein MSDEDPYLWLEDVSGESALTWVRERNAETVAALTGDPGFKVLEQEMREVLDDDGRIPYVVRRGRHLYNFWQDADHVRGLWRRTTLEEYRTDRPAWEVLLDLDALAEAEGEKWAWAGSRVLAPEHRHALVLLSRDGADACVVREFDLQTLEFAADGFTVAEAKTRIGWIDHDRVWIGTDFGPGSMSTSGYPLHVRRWRRGTPLEDAELVYEGRPCDLSASGWHDDTPGFERDFVHRQIDFWNQELFLLPEDGDGPPVKIDVPDDASASVHREWLTVTTRTPWLGHPAGSLLAFDLAAFQEGAREAEVLFTPDERTALAGYSWTRNHLILGTRADVSSAMELLTPAPDGWRRAPLPGLPALSTASVTCTDPDVGDEYFHLVTGFLQPSTLYRGTAGGEDDSEPVKQSPALFDTAGLTVNQYFATSADGTRVPYFVVGPEERPGPGPTLLYGYGGFEVSMVPSYSAVTGRAWLARGGTYVVAGIRGGHEYGPAWHRAALGANRIRAYEDFAAVARDLVARDITTPAQLGIEGGSNGGLLMGAMLTREPELFGAVVAHVPLLDMLRFHKLLAGASWIAEYGDPDDPADRPHLEDISPYHRIRTDGPAYPPLLLLTSTRDDRVHPGHARKMAARLREAGHPVHFHEHIGGGHAGATDHRQTAFNEALVHTFLWERLTPPK; encoded by the coding sequence ATGAGCGATGAAGACCCCTACCTGTGGCTGGAAGACGTGTCCGGCGAGAGCGCCCTCACCTGGGTGCGGGAGCGCAACGCCGAGACCGTGGCCGCGCTGACCGGCGACCCCGGCTTCAAGGTGCTCGAACAGGAGATGCGCGAGGTGCTCGACGACGACGGGCGGATCCCCTACGTCGTCCGCCGCGGCCGCCACCTCTACAACTTCTGGCAGGACGCCGACCACGTACGCGGCCTGTGGCGGCGGACCACCCTGGAGGAGTACCGCACGGACCGTCCGGCCTGGGAGGTCCTGCTGGACCTCGACGCGCTGGCCGAGGCCGAAGGGGAGAAGTGGGCCTGGGCCGGCAGCCGGGTCCTGGCGCCCGAGCACCGGCACGCCCTGGTCCTGCTCTCCCGGGACGGCGCCGACGCCTGCGTCGTGCGCGAGTTCGACCTGCAGACCCTGGAGTTCGCCGCGGACGGGTTCACGGTAGCCGAGGCCAAGACGCGCATCGGGTGGATCGACCACGACCGGGTCTGGATCGGGACCGACTTCGGCCCCGGCTCGATGTCCACCTCCGGCTACCCGCTCCATGTCCGCCGCTGGCGCCGCGGCACCCCCCTCGAAGACGCCGAGCTCGTCTACGAGGGCCGCCCCTGCGACCTGTCCGCCTCCGGCTGGCACGACGACACCCCCGGCTTCGAACGGGACTTCGTCCACCGGCAGATCGACTTCTGGAACCAGGAGCTCTTCCTCCTGCCCGAGGACGGCGACGGCCCGCCCGTGAAGATCGACGTACCGGACGACGCGAGCGCGTCCGTCCACCGGGAGTGGCTGACCGTCACCACCAGGACGCCGTGGCTCGGCCACCCCGCGGGCAGCCTGCTCGCCTTCGACCTGGCCGCGTTCCAGGAGGGCGCGCGGGAGGCCGAGGTGCTGTTCACCCCCGACGAGCGCACCGCCCTCGCCGGCTACAGCTGGACTCGCAACCACCTCATCCTCGGAACCCGCGCCGACGTCTCCTCCGCCATGGAACTGCTCACCCCCGCCCCGGACGGCTGGCGCCGCGCACCGCTTCCGGGCCTGCCGGCCCTGTCCACCGCCTCGGTCACCTGCACCGACCCGGACGTCGGCGACGAGTACTTCCACCTCGTCACCGGCTTCCTCCAGCCCTCCACCCTCTACCGGGGCACGGCGGGCGGCGAGGACGACAGCGAGCCCGTCAAGCAGAGCCCGGCCCTCTTCGACACCGCCGGCCTCACCGTGAACCAGTACTTCGCGACCTCCGCCGACGGCACCCGGGTGCCCTACTTCGTCGTCGGCCCCGAGGAGCGGCCGGGCCCCGGCCCCACCCTGCTCTACGGCTATGGCGGCTTCGAGGTGTCCATGGTCCCCTCCTACAGCGCGGTCACGGGCCGCGCCTGGCTCGCCCGCGGCGGCACCTACGTCGTCGCCGGCATCCGGGGCGGCCACGAGTACGGGCCGGCCTGGCACCGGGCGGCGCTCGGCGCGAACCGGATCCGGGCGTACGAGGACTTCGCGGCTGTCGCCCGCGACCTCGTCGCCCGGGACATCACCACCCCGGCCCAGCTCGGCATCGAGGGCGGCAGCAACGGCGGCCTCCTCATGGGTGCCATGCTCACCCGCGAGCCGGAACTCTTCGGCGCGGTCGTCGCACACGTGCCGCTGCTGGACATGCTCCGCTTCCACAAGCTGCTCGCCGGCGCCAGCTGGATCGCCGAGTACGGCGATCCCGACGACCCGGCGGACCGGCCCCACCTGGAGGACATCTCCCCCTACCACCGGATCCGGACGGACGGGCCCGCGTACCCGCCGCTGCTCCTGCTCACCTCCACCCGCGACGACCGGGTCCATCCGGGGCACGCCCGCAAGATGGCAGCGCGGCTGCGCGAGGCCGGCCATCCCGTGCACTTCCACGAGCACATCGGCGGCGGCCACGCGGGTGCCACCGACCACCGGCAGACGGCCTTCAACGAAGCCCTCGTCCACACCTTCCTGTGGGAGCGGCTGACCCCGCCGAAGTGA
- a CDS encoding AI-2E family transporter has translation MPPVSPFLRTAAAYAWRLLVVGAAVYVFFALLGRFHEIAVAVFLGLVVTALLWTPTRRLATAVPRTIAVALTLLGSALLLLGVLTLVGEAVAGESTTLAREFRQGLASIEAWLERPPFRLNPRALSDVQTRIGEYLSSHRSTVISQAVSGAGRLVHVLTVLALAVFCSFFFLHGGDRQWAWFCDQLPETARKRVRIAGRAGWRTFTGYTHGIVVVAATNAVLVGLALYFLGVPLAVPLALLEFFAAFIPLIGSPVALAVAAVVALAAKGPVVAAVVVALIVVIGQIEGHLLHPLVMSRAVRLHPLVVAISVVAGAIAAGVVGAVVAVPLVSVVWSVHSALRDARRPLPAQSPDER, from the coding sequence ATGCCGCCGGTGTCACCGTTCCTGCGTACGGCCGCGGCCTACGCCTGGCGCCTGCTGGTCGTCGGCGCCGCCGTCTACGTGTTCTTCGCCCTGCTGGGCCGGTTCCACGAGATCGCCGTCGCCGTCTTCCTCGGCCTCGTCGTCACCGCCCTGCTCTGGACGCCCACCCGGCGCCTCGCCACGGCCGTCCCGCGTACGATCGCCGTCGCCCTGACCCTCCTCGGCAGTGCGCTGCTCCTGCTGGGCGTGCTCACCCTGGTCGGCGAGGCGGTGGCGGGGGAGAGCACGACCCTGGCCAGGGAGTTCCGCCAGGGACTCGCCAGCATCGAGGCGTGGCTGGAGAGGCCGCCCTTCCGGCTGAACCCGCGGGCGCTCTCCGACGTCCAGACCCGGATCGGCGAGTACCTCTCCAGCCACCGCTCCACCGTCATCAGCCAGGCGGTCAGCGGCGCCGGCCGGCTCGTCCACGTCCTCACCGTCCTCGCCCTCGCGGTCTTCTGCTCCTTCTTCTTCCTCCACGGGGGCGACCGGCAGTGGGCGTGGTTCTGCGACCAGCTGCCCGAGACCGCGCGGAAACGGGTGAGGATCGCCGGGCGCGCGGGCTGGCGCACCTTCACCGGCTACACCCACGGCATCGTCGTGGTCGCCGCGACGAACGCGGTCCTCGTCGGGCTGGCGCTGTACTTCCTCGGGGTCCCGCTGGCCGTACCGCTGGCGCTGCTGGAGTTCTTCGCGGCCTTCATCCCCCTCATCGGATCACCGGTCGCGCTGGCCGTCGCCGCGGTCGTCGCCCTCGCCGCGAAGGGGCCGGTCGTCGCGGCGGTCGTCGTCGCCCTGATCGTGGTCATCGGCCAGATCGAGGGCCACCTGCTGCACCCGCTGGTGATGAGCCGGGCGGTCCGGCTGCACCCGCTGGTCGTGGCGATCTCGGTGGTCGCCGGCGCCATCGCCGCCGGCGTGGTCGGCGCCGTGGTCGCGGTCCCGCTGGTCTCCGTCGTCTGGTCGGTCCACTCGGCCCTGCGCGACGCCCGTCGCCCGCTTCCTGCACAATCGCCTGATGAGCGATGA
- a CDS encoding MFS transporter: MSASRLTALLPDLAPWRSGRDFRLLFYQGTVTYFGSFMAMIALPLQIKHLTGSPLAVGAMGAVELVPLAVFGLYGGALADAVDRRRMILLTEAGLGVLALVLLVNALLPDPLLWPLYVVAAGVSALAGLQRPALDSLMARIVPHDQLTAAAALNGLRYQFGAIAGPALAGLVVAYAGHASAYAVTVAGFLGSVVLCSRLSPAPPVEGAERPSLRGIAEGARYAWSRPVLLGTYAVDLAAMLFAFPNAIFPFLADELDAVWALGLMYAAGAVGSMLLGLTSGWVSRVRRHGLLVVVGAAVWGLAIAAAGVAPGIWLVLLCLAVAGAADMLSGLGRATIWNQTIPEELRGRLAGIEVLSYSVGPQLGQVRAGGMAGWTGTRPAFWSGGLACVASVAVLAALLPKLASYDADTDEDALRRRAAREAEPSGAGAGPAV, translated from the coding sequence GTGAGCGCCTCCCGACTGACCGCCCTGCTGCCCGATCTCGCCCCGTGGCGTTCCGGCCGCGACTTCCGGCTCCTCTTCTACCAGGGGACCGTGACGTACTTCGGCTCCTTCATGGCGATGATCGCGCTGCCGCTGCAGATCAAGCACCTGACCGGCTCGCCGCTGGCCGTCGGCGCGATGGGCGCGGTGGAGCTGGTCCCGCTGGCGGTCTTCGGGCTGTACGGGGGCGCGCTCGCGGACGCGGTGGACCGGCGGCGGATGATCCTGCTGACCGAGGCGGGGCTCGGGGTGCTGGCCCTGGTGCTCCTGGTGAACGCGCTGCTGCCGGATCCGCTGCTGTGGCCGCTCTACGTGGTCGCGGCGGGTGTGTCGGCCCTGGCCGGGCTGCAGCGGCCGGCCCTGGACTCGCTGATGGCGCGGATCGTGCCGCACGACCAGCTGACGGCCGCCGCGGCGCTCAACGGGCTGCGCTACCAGTTCGGGGCGATCGCCGGCCCGGCGCTGGCCGGCCTGGTCGTCGCCTACGCCGGCCACGCCTCGGCCTACGCCGTCACCGTGGCCGGGTTCCTCGGCTCCGTGGTGCTGTGCTCGCGGCTGAGTCCGGCCCCGCCCGTCGAGGGCGCCGAGCGTCCGTCGCTGCGCGGCATCGCCGAGGGCGCGCGCTACGCGTGGAGCCGGCCGGTGCTGCTGGGCACGTACGCCGTGGACCTCGCGGCGATGCTGTTCGCCTTCCCGAACGCGATCTTCCCCTTCCTCGCGGACGAGCTGGACGCCGTGTGGGCGCTGGGTCTGATGTACGCGGCCGGGGCGGTGGGCTCGATGCTGCTGGGACTGACCAGCGGCTGGGTGTCCCGGGTACGCCGGCACGGGCTGCTGGTGGTCGTCGGCGCCGCGGTCTGGGGCCTGGCGATCGCGGCGGCCGGGGTGGCGCCCGGCATCTGGCTCGTGCTGCTGTGCCTGGCCGTCGCGGGGGCGGCCGACATGCTGAGCGGACTGGGCCGCGCCACGATCTGGAACCAGACGATCCCCGAGGAGCTGCGCGGCCGGCTCGCGGGCATCGAGGTGCTCTCGTACAGCGTGGGACCGCAGCTCGGCCAGGTCCGGGCGGGCGGCATGGCCGGGTGGACGGGGACCCGGCCGGCCTTCTGGAGCGGCGGTCTGGCCTGCGTGGCCTCGGTGGCGGTGCTGGCCGCGCTGCTGCCGAAGCTGGCCTCGTACGACGCGGACACCGACGAGGACGCGCTGCGCCGCCGGGCCGCGCGGGAGGCGGAGCCGAGCGGTGCGGGAGCCGGCCCGGCGGTGTGA
- a CDS encoding MBL fold metallo-hydrolase, with amino-acid sequence MSTHKAGPETTVLADCLEVPGLGFLPVNAFVLHAEQPVVVDTGLGLPDRDFLDVLGSVIDPADVRWIWLTHPDRDHTGGLFALLDAAPRARLVTTFLGAGIMSTERPLPMDRLYFLNPGQSLDVGDRTLHAFRPPLFDNPATVGFYDDRSRTCFSSDCFGSVMPTADLAVSGDVAQLPADELRASQRLWASVDSPWVQLVDPDRFLATVDPLRSMDPQTVLCTHLPPAVGLTAQFLDTIAAVPGLDPFTGPDQAALEQMLAAFEP; translated from the coding sequence ATGAGCACGCACAAGGCAGGACCCGAGACCACCGTCCTCGCGGACTGCCTGGAGGTTCCCGGTCTCGGCTTCCTCCCCGTCAACGCGTTCGTGCTGCATGCCGAGCAGCCGGTCGTCGTGGACACCGGCCTCGGCCTGCCCGACCGGGACTTCCTCGACGTGCTCGGTTCGGTGATCGATCCGGCGGACGTGCGGTGGATCTGGCTGACCCACCCCGACCGCGACCACACCGGCGGGCTCTTCGCCCTGCTCGACGCCGCTCCCCGGGCGCGCCTGGTGACCACGTTCCTCGGCGCCGGAATCATGTCCACCGAGCGGCCGCTGCCCATGGACCGGCTGTACTTCCTCAACCCCGGCCAGTCGCTGGACGTCGGCGACCGCACCCTCCACGCCTTCCGGCCGCCGCTGTTCGACAACCCGGCCACCGTCGGCTTCTACGACGACCGCTCGCGGACCTGTTTCAGCTCGGACTGCTTCGGCAGCGTGATGCCCACGGCCGACCTGGCCGTGAGCGGCGACGTCGCGCAGCTGCCCGCCGACGAGCTGAGGGCGTCCCAGCGGCTGTGGGCGAGCGTGGACAGCCCCTGGGTGCAGCTGGTGGACCCGGACCGCTTCCTGGCCACCGTGGATCCGCTGCGGTCGATGGATCCGCAGACCGTCCTGTGCACGCACCTGCCGCCGGCGGTGGGGCTGACCGCGCAGTTCCTCGACACCATCGCCGCCGTCCCCGGACTCGACCCGTTCACCGGACCGGACCAGGCAGCCCTCGAACAGATGCTCGCCGCCTTCGAACCCTGA
- a CDS encoding aldo/keto reductase, with protein MGAGTRDDERVLYGCMGLGGSWDPGPYGPGDVDAAEAAVEAALDSGITVFDHADIYRHGKSEAVFGEVLARTPGLRERITLQTKCGIRLGGEDRPGMYDLRGETVTRRVEESLTRLRTDVIDVLLLHRPDPLADVDCVASALNSLHRQGLVRRFGVSNMGAAQIAHLQARLDQPLVANQLEMSLHSRDWVEAGVLLNTPASAANGFPFGTLEHCRDHGIRLQAWGALAQGRFTGRQRTPAERATAELLAELARRKGTTPETVLLWWLIRHPSRIAPVIGTARPDRIRACRDAAVREPDLTHEEWYELWVTARGVPLP; from the coding sequence ATGGGCGCGGGTACGCGTGACGACGAGCGGGTGCTGTACGGGTGCATGGGACTCGGCGGGAGCTGGGACCCCGGGCCGTACGGGCCCGGAGACGTCGACGCCGCCGAGGCGGCCGTCGAGGCCGCCCTCGACAGCGGGATCACCGTCTTCGACCACGCCGACATCTACCGGCACGGCAAGTCCGAGGCCGTCTTCGGCGAGGTCCTCGCGCGGACGCCCGGCCTGCGCGAACGCATCACGCTCCAGACCAAGTGCGGGATCCGGCTCGGCGGCGAGGACCGCCCCGGCATGTACGACCTGCGCGGGGAGACCGTCACGCGGCGGGTGGAGGAGAGCCTCACCCGGCTGCGGACCGACGTCATCGACGTCCTGCTGCTGCACCGCCCCGACCCCCTGGCGGACGTGGACTGCGTCGCGTCGGCGCTGAACTCCCTGCACCGGCAGGGCCTCGTACGCCGCTTCGGCGTGTCCAACATGGGCGCCGCGCAGATCGCCCACCTCCAGGCCAGGCTGGACCAGCCGCTCGTCGCCAACCAGTTGGAGATGAGCCTGCACAGCCGCGACTGGGTCGAGGCCGGGGTCCTCCTCAACACTCCCGCGTCCGCCGCCAACGGGTTCCCGTTCGGCACGCTGGAACACTGCCGCGACCACGGCATCCGCCTCCAGGCCTGGGGCGCGCTGGCCCAGGGCCGCTTCACCGGCCGCCAGCGGACTCCGGCCGAGCGGGCCACCGCCGAGCTGCTGGCCGAGCTGGCCCGGCGCAAGGGGACGACGCCGGAGACGGTCCTGCTGTGGTGGCTGATCCGGCACCCGTCGCGGATCGCGCCGGTCATCGGCACGGCCCGCCCGGACCGGATCCGCGCCTGCCGGGACGCGGCCGTGCGCGAACCCGACCTGACGCACGAGGAGTGGTACGAGCTCTGGGTCACGGCCCGCGGCGTCCCCCTCCCCTGA